In Halococcus salifodinae DSM 8989, the genomic stretch CGGCACCGACCATTCCGGGCTTGCGCCTCGTGAGCTCCCTCCGACTCCGTCGTCGGTCGCCACACTCGGCGTTCCGGGCATCTGGTTTGCCGCCAGCACCAAGCGCGCTTTCGGTTGCGTCGCCCGTGCTCGCTCCCCTGGGTCGCTGTGCCGGTCGACGGACACGAAACCGGCTTGTGTGCTGGCCGCTCGCTCCGGGCGGGTCGGCGCGCGGGCTGGATCGTGGGGGTCCTGAGGGCGCGCTCCGCTCGCGCCCCTTCACAGAGGTGAAGGCGCTCGCGGGACCGCGCAGCCGATGACAGCGGTCGGTGCGACGAGATGTGATTCGAAGGGCGACGAAGACGCCGTTGTGTGCGCCTTCTGTGGTAGTACTCTCAAAGGAGACACCAATGAACACTACCTACGCCACCAGCCACGAACGGATAGTCGATGAACGAACAAACGAACAGAAAGACGGTTTCGAAGACGAATCGGCTCTCGAAGTCGATGAGCGACCCGAACGACGGGCGAGTGTCGAACAGGAGATCCAGGGCACGGTCGATACGAACCACCCCGATGCACGGGGCGTGTGCGAGGAAACGAACGAGCATCTGACCCTCATCCAGGAGGAACGCATCGAGGGGCGGGAACGCGAGCTCGAACGGATCAGCGAACAAGCGGCGGTCGGACCACAGGCGGGACGCGAGCGGCGATCCAGAGAGGCCGTCGCGGAGCGCGTCGGCGGTCGTAGGGAGCGACTCAGGGTGGGGTACGACGAGGATCCACGCGAGCGACTGTCCAAGGACGAACTCGCAGCGGTGCACCAACGGGCGGCTTACATCGAAGACGGGCTGACGTTCGCGGGCCAACACCGAGCCATCGCCCGACAGATCGCAGAGCGCGTGGTCAACGATCGAGAAAGCGTCATCGATGCCGCACTCCACACCAGGGAAGCCCTGGTGGAGTCACGAGGCGTGGTCAAGCCACTCGCACGGGTGCGGCCCGAGCAGTGGTCAGTGACGGTCGAAGCAGAGGTCGTGCGGCTGTTCGAACCAGCGTCACCCGCCCAACAGCAGGTCGGAATCATCGAAGACAGTTCAGGATCGGTCAAACTCACAATCTGGCGGAGTGCGGAGGTCGGGACGGTGCTTCACGAGGGCGATCGCGTTCGTATCCATGATGCCTCACCGGGTCGGTTCGGTGGTGAGACGACGTTGGCGGCCGAACGAAAGGCGAAGTACGGGACCGTCTACAAACAAACCCGGATTACGGTCCTCGAACCCGGTGATGGACCAGCCCCCAGGCGACCACGGTGGGGGCCGGTCTACGACGACGAGGGAAACGTCGTCCAAGACAGGAGATCACTCAAACGCCCCTCGTCCTCGCTCTGACCGATCTGCTTTCTCTTTTTTGTCAGTTTCATATAGTCCCCATCTCCTCAGCTTGCATTTTGGATGCAAGGAGCGACATTACCTCCCAAACGACTCGCGTTGGATTCATCGAGGAGAACGTATATGATTCATAAGCGTACTCCGTTTGGGAGTCGTTCCTCTCTTGGAAATGTCCCCACCCCTCGACGTGCGGATTGGGTTCGTGATGCCATCCGAAGTCGGTCCCTGTCCCATCATGATAATGGAACGAAAACTCGGGGTGAGTCTCTGGCGTCTCGCCGGCGAACCAGCGCACCGTCAGTATAGCGTCGTCCACACTCCTCCCAAGTCGCTCAACTGTCACCTCTGCGACGACTCGGTTGTGTACGTCGGGTGGGAACCCCTGGGCCGTCGAAACCGCTGGATGCCGTTCGAGCTCGCGTCGGATTCCACGGAGTGCCCTGTGGGAGGCTGCTGCCGAATCGTACGATCGATCGCCACCATGCATGGGCTACGCTGTTGCCCTGTCGTCACGACTATATGTCCCGTAGTTTTCGATGGCATCCTCGACGATCGTGAGGCGATACCTGGTGAGTTCCCACTCACTTGCAATCGTGCGAATCTCGCTGGTTTGTTCGACCTGTTCGGCCCCCGCAGCACGTTCACGGAGCGTTTCCGGAGCGTCGACGTGGTATTCCTCGCGCCACGTCTCGATTCGTTTCTGGAGATCCGCTTTGAGCCCGATGAGGCCATCGTGGTCGTACTCCTCAAGGAGGTCACGGAGCGTCCGTATCCGGACGTAGAGCGGATCGGGCGTGTACAGCGCCGTCCCTTCGCGGTCGGTCTTCAGGAGGACGTTCATCTCAACGAGTCGTTCGAGATGACTGCGAGCCGTGTTCTCTGCAACGAGGGCCTCGTCTGCGATAGACGATGCTGATCGGGGCTGTGTGACCGCCTCCGCGACTGACCGAACCCGATCGAACGCGCTCGTGTGTTCTTTCCACGCTTCGATACCGGGTGCGTTTTCTGCCATACCAGGCCTTGACACTCAGCATCAATAAATCTATTCCAAGGTAGAATAGTCTATCTTCGGGCGGGGTCAAACTCGATCTCGACGGTGTGGCCTGCGTTGGGAAACCTGCCGGTTGCCCTTCGATTGCGATCTCGCTGTTGGACTGGGATCGGCATCGGACGTATCGAAGGGATCAACACCTGGATTTTGGTGTAGCGGGGTGGGGGGTAGGGGGGTGTTGTAGAAAATCATTAGTACACACTCACGAGCGGTTCCCGTATGCTCGCTGGTGGCCTCATACGGGAGGCGGATCCACTCGGAGGTGACTCGAGGCCTCAGATAGTTCGTGCGGCCCACCGGCGACGAACAACCCTTCTCGTGGTCACTTTCATCGGGATCGGACTCGTGATGGGCGTCCTGATCGGTCCAGTCACTGCCGCGGGAGCGGAGAACGCGACGAACGCTTCGATCACGCTCGACCAGCAGACAACGAACGGATCGACGCTCGTGGTTCGATCCGTCACGGTCCCCGAAGGCGGCTTCGTGGTCGTCCACGGCAGCAGTTATCTGAAAGGATACGGCGTTAGCGACGCGATCGCCGTTTCTGAGTACTTGGGACCCGGAACCCACGAGAACGTCACCGTTCGCCTTTCGACGCGGGTGCCGGGAAGCCTCGATGATCGTCGGCGACTCACCGTGAGCGATCGAGTCGGGGCGACGGTTCACCGGGATACCAACGATAACCACCGCCTGGAGTACTATCGTGCCGACGCCAAGAGGGCTATCGATCAGCCCTATGGCGGGCTTGCACACCCTGTCGAGGACACCGCCTTCGCGACCATCACGGGTTCACGCGCCGCTCCCGACGTTCGCTCGGCTGACGAGCGTGTTGCCATCCGGTTTGCCGACCAGTCGGCCGACAACGCGACACTCACCGTTGCAGCGGTCACGCTTCCGCGTGGTGGCTACGTGAGCGTCCACACCGCTGCGTACCTCCCGCCGAGAAACGAGAGCATCGAGAGCACGATCGGCGTCTCGAAGCGACTCGAGCCGGGCACACATCGAAACGTCACAGTTCACCTCTTTGCAGACACGGCCGACCGAACGGCTGGGGGCGAACAGGCGACGGCTAGAGGAGAACGGACGACGACTGGAGAGAGGGAGACGAACCACACAGACCACACAGTACGGAATCGACAGACGCTCGTCGCTGTTGGTCGTTACGACACCGGCCGAAACGGAACGTTCGAATTCGTCACCACTGGGGGACGAGAGGATCCGGGGTACGTCACCGAAAACGGCTCGCTGGCCATCGCACAGGCGATTGTCGGTCTGGACGATCAGCGACCGACCACCGCGGGGACACTCCCCGTGACGCCCCACTCGGAGGCCCTGACCACAGACACAGTCGAAAGGCGCGAACCGTACACAACCAGCGGATCCACGACCGATTCCGGGCGACGAGCTGAGGGTGGATCCACCACCGGATCCGCAGACGCTGGGGGGAATGGCCCGTTCGCCATGCTACCGAATCCACTCTACCTCGGCGCTGTTGGCCTGCTTTTCGTCATGCTCGGTCTCCTCGCGAGGATCGATACGTAATGCGATCGTCGACCGTCCCCCTGTGGTTCCGCGCTTGGAGGGCGGAGCCGTGAGTCGAGCGGATTCCACCCGAACCGACGCCACTGCTGCCGCCGAGCCCCAAGGTGACGATATCCAAGGGACTGTGCCGACGAACGACGAGCGAGGGTGGGACGGGCTATTAGGGGAGACGACCCGTCGAACGTTCCTCAAGACGAGCAGTGTTGTTGGGATCGGCGGTCACACCCTCGGCGGGACTGCCAGTGGGATGGAACCGACCATGTCAAACGTGCCGATCCCTGCCGACCTCCCCAACCCCGCGCTTGCCGACCGCGTCGGCAACTTCGAGCGGGCGGGCTTTCCGAGCCGCAGGGCCTATCGTGAGATCGCCATCCAGGAGCGCCGAACCCTCCAACAGCAAGGGCCGTTTGAACCAGCACGTGACGTCGACGCGGTCGGGTATCTCGGACTCGATGACGGAACACCGGTCGATACGGCGCTCGCTGAGGCGGCGGGGAGCGGCCGCCTCGACGACACCCTCCTGCGATTTCCCGCTGGGTCCTATCGCATCACAGGCGGGCGGACCAACCTCTTCGTGAATGGTGCGTTCGGGATCGTCGGCCCCGACGCACGGTTCGTGCTCGATGCGGGAGTGCACGCAACGTTGCAGTTCATCGGCTCGCGTATCCGTGTCGAGGGGATCACGATCGATCAGAGCGCACCGGGCGCGGTCGCCTCGGTCTTACTGCGTGCTGAGAACGGCACGATCGAATGGCTTCGGGTTTCACGGGTCGGCGTCGTCTCCCAGCGATCGCTGCAAAACCATCCGGGAAAGCCACAGATCCAACTCCGTCTCAGTGGGCGTGGAGAGAGCTACATCCGCATCGAGGACTATCGGGCGCTCGGTGGCAACAACGCCGGTGCACACTCGTGGTCGAGTCGATGTGCGCCACCACCGGGATTCGTCGCCAGCGAAAACGGAGCCCCTGGGATCTGGGTCGGCCAAGGCGCTTCTCCCGAGACGACGATCCAGCTCATCAATCCCGAACTCCATGGATGGGAGAACGGAATCTACGCCAGCAGGACGGAAAGTTCGATACAGGTGATCGGCGGCCGCTTCATCAACAACAATAACGCCTCGATCCGCATCGCGGGCGAGGATTCCGCTGCCGACGGTTGCTCGATCTACTTCAACCAAGAGGAATACCCGGTCGAGGAGATGCCTGGGCCGTACAGACCGGGCGAGATCCAGGGTATCAACGGCGTTCGTTCCGAAAGCAAGGGAACACAACAGGCGGCCACGCTCACGAATCTCGATATTCAAGCCTACAACGTGCGCCGCCTCGACGACTTTGGGTGTGGCGGACTCAACGGACTCATTCGGATCCAAGGCACCGTCGGAAGGGGTGTCATCGACAACTGTCGCCTACGATATCGGAACATCACCGACACCCCGGCGATCGTGGTTAACCGTCCCAACGGGAGCGGATACTACCCCGCACCGCCCGGACCGCGTGATATCCAAGTCCGGAACACCGAGATCATCGGTGATCGACTGGATTCGGCGGCGATCGATATCCGGGGACGACCGAACTCGATGGTCGGTGATAGCTGTATCAGGATACCTGGGGCTGGTCCGAACGAGATCCAGGGCGCTCGGACACAAAACGTCGGCTACGGGCCGAACTGTGCGGAAAGCCAAGTGCCGACAGGACCTGTGGGTGCACCGGGAAGCCTCTCGGAACTGAACCTCTCAGCCCGCTCTGGAAACGTCTCGCTCGGCTCCTCGATCCCCAATCAACGAACGGGCGCGGCAACCATCGTCGCTGTAATTGTCGCGCTCATCTTGGGCGTACTTGGGTTTGTAGGGTCTGGAACGCTTACAATACTATTAGCAATAGGGATAGTAATATTTGCGTCGCACGTCATACGATCGTAGTCGCTATAACGAACAATTTCAGATACTTAACCCGACTGCTATAGCAAAAAGTATAAAGAAGATCATGCTTGCGAAAAATCCTGCATTGCGGTGTGGGAAAACGTTGAAGCTTAGTAGCGGACGAGCCCGAGGAACAAGAAACAAACCGGTATATATCCAGAGAAGTCCTGGGAGAATTTTTTCGTCGGCCAGAAATCCAATACCAAGGAGTGTAAGTGCGATTCCCACAACCGTCTCTATCCGATAGCTAAAGCGTGCACGAATACCCAAAGACTGGGGTGCCATATGGTACTAGTGAACAATTCTCTCATACAGAGCGATAAACCTTCCCCGTACTAACTGCGAGAGTCACTGCTATCAAATCGATCTAATTTTTCACCCTCTTGAATAGTGAGCTCACCAGCAAGATAGCGGTGTCCGAGGTTCGTAAGTTGGTAGTATCCCTGGGGACTGCTGAGATTTTCTAGCAAATCAGCCTTATTGAGTTTCAACACACGTTTTCGAACATGGCTTGCTGAGAATTCAGTATTAACTGCAACCACCTTAGGTGGTGCACAGAATCCATCACGTTCGTGTCCTGATAAAAAATCCAAGATGGTATTATCTGTAGGAGTCATCCAAGCAATCAGTGGACGCATTCTATGGAGCTCTTCTGCTATCCTAATAAAAGTACTTAGTAAATTTGATGTGGAGAATTATCTAATGTGCTCAAATAGTACTATATGATTCTCTAGTTTTAAGTGCGACCACATTGTAGCACTATTTGCATGACTAGAATAACGGTCAGGCAGGAGAAGGATGCTGAAAGGGAACCAGTAGCGATTAAAATCGGAGAACACTATGAATGTACGAAAATCTAATATACTCCGTTCTGTTTTTTGCGTAATGGGGTGGCAAAGACTGAGTACTATTTCATTTTCCCAAGCACATTCAGGGCACGATTACAGCCAATCGCCCAGAAATAGTTCCGAAAAGTCCGAGGATTGAAGATATGGATGAAATAAGTGACGCTCATCCTGAACAGGCCATGCT encodes the following:
- a CDS encoding DUF7282 domain-containing protein, which encodes MVTFIGIGLVMGVLIGPVTAAGAENATNASITLDQQTTNGSTLVVRSVTVPEGGFVVVHGSSYLKGYGVSDAIAVSEYLGPGTHENVTVRLSTRVPGSLDDRRRLTVSDRVGATVHRDTNDNHRLEYYRADAKRAIDQPYGGLAHPVEDTAFATITGSRAAPDVRSADERVAIRFADQSADNATLTVAAVTLPRGGYVSVHTAAYLPPRNESIESTIGVSKRLEPGTHRNVTVHLFADTADRTAGGEQATARGERTTTGERETNHTDHTVRNRQTLVAVGRYDTGRNGTFEFVTTGGREDPGYVTENGSLAIAQAIVGLDDQRPTTAGTLPVTPHSEALTTDTVERREPYTTSGSTTDSGRRAEGGSTTGSADAGGNGPFAMLPNPLYLGAVGLLFVMLGLLARIDT
- a CDS encoding DUF7342 family protein, which codes for MAENAPGIEAWKEHTSAFDRVRSVAEAVTQPRSASSIADEALVAENTARSHLERLVEMNVLLKTDREGTALYTPDPLYVRIRTLRDLLEEYDHDGLIGLKADLQKRIETWREEYHVDAPETLRERAAGAEQVEQTSEIRTIASEWELTRYRLTIVEDAIENYGTYSRDDRATA
- a CDS encoding ArsR family transcriptional regulator, translated to MRPLIAWMTPTDNTILDFLSGHERDGFCAPPKVVAVNTEFSASHVRKRVLKLNKADLLENLSSPQGYYQLTNLGHRYLAGELTIQEGEKLDRFDSSDSRS